In one window of Microbacterium sp. PM5 DNA:
- the xylA gene encoding xylose isomerase, giving the protein MTTPTPADKFTFGLWTIGYNGTDPFGGPTRPPLDVVHAVEKLAELGAYGLTFHDDDLFPFGSRDADRQHQIDRLKGALDATGLKVPMVTTNLFSAPVFKDGGFTSNDRDVRRFAIRKVLRQIDLGAELGAQTFVMWGGREGAEYDSAKDIRQALERYREAVNFLGDYVVSKGYDIRFAIEPKPNEPRGDILLPTVGHALAFIDSLERPELVGLNPEVGHEQMAGLNFAAGIAQALYHGKLFHIDLNGQRGIKYDQDLVFGHGDLHNAFALVDLLENGGPNGGPAYEGPRHFDYKPSRTEDETGVWDSAAANMRTYLLLKERAAAFRADPEVQEALAAARVAELAQPTFAEGESYDDFVADRSAYEDFDTDAYLGGKGFGFVRLQQLATEHLLGAR; this is encoded by the coding sequence ATGACCACCCCGACCCCCGCCGACAAGTTCACCTTCGGTCTCTGGACCATCGGCTACAACGGCACCGACCCGTTCGGCGGCCCGACCCGTCCGCCGCTCGACGTCGTGCACGCGGTCGAGAAGCTCGCCGAGCTGGGGGCGTACGGGCTGACCTTCCACGACGACGATCTCTTCCCCTTCGGCTCCCGCGACGCCGACCGTCAGCACCAGATCGACCGTCTCAAGGGCGCGCTGGACGCGACGGGACTGAAGGTGCCGATGGTCACGACCAACCTCTTCAGCGCCCCCGTCTTCAAGGACGGCGGCTTCACCTCGAACGACCGCGACGTACGCCGCTTCGCCATCCGCAAGGTGCTGCGCCAGATCGACCTCGGAGCCGAGCTCGGCGCGCAGACGTTCGTCATGTGGGGCGGTCGCGAAGGCGCCGAGTACGACTCCGCGAAGGACATCCGCCAGGCGCTGGAGCGCTACCGCGAAGCCGTCAACTTCCTCGGCGACTACGTCGTCAGCAAGGGCTATGACATCCGCTTCGCGATCGAGCCCAAGCCGAACGAGCCGCGCGGCGACATCCTCCTGCCGACGGTCGGGCACGCCCTCGCCTTCATCGATTCGCTCGAGCGTCCCGAGCTCGTGGGCCTGAACCCCGAGGTCGGTCATGAGCAGATGGCGGGGCTGAACTTCGCGGCCGGCATCGCTCAGGCGCTGTACCACGGCAAGCTCTTCCACATCGACCTCAACGGCCAGCGCGGCATCAAGTACGACCAGGACCTCGTGTTCGGCCACGGCGACCTGCACAATGCGTTCGCGCTGGTCGACCTGCTCGAAAACGGGGGTCCGAACGGCGGCCCGGCCTACGAGGGACCGCGCCACTTCGACTACAAGCCCTCGCGCACCGAGGACGAGACCGGCGTCTGGGACTCGGCAGCCGCCAACATGCGCACGTACCTGCTGCTGAAGGAGCGCGCGGCCGCTTTCCGCGCCGATCCGGAGGTGCAGGAGGCACTCGCCGCTGCGCGCGTGGCCGAGCTCGCTCAGCCGACGTTCGCCGAGGGCGAGAGCTACGACGACTTCGTGGCCGACCGCTCCGCCTACGAGGACTTCGACACCGACGCCTACCTCGGTGGCAAGGGCTTCGGTTTCGTCCGCCTGCAGCAGCTGGCCACCGAGCACCTGCTCGGCGCCCGCTGA
- a CDS encoding ROK family transcriptional regulator: MARAEGTVEGVRRANLSRVLRLVHEDGPLSRAALTETTGLNRSTVGALVADLVSAGLATEGAPEMHRRVGRPSPSVAAAADVVAIAVNPEVDALTVAAIGLDRAIVCRERIELAGLLTPHEATALTAEVIERWRTGVLASHRIVGIGIAVPGLVRSADGLVRRAPHLDWTDAPLRDDLAQATGLPTAIDNDATLGALAESRYGAGRGVADLIYVNGGASGIGGGLVIGGHLVRGAGGYAGELGQNRPGIAQPADRRSGAQGTLEDEVSRSRLLAVVGLHSADEPTLEEAIRTSGSVEVAAEVERQRRILATALANAVNVLNPSTVILGGFLATILDQDAEALQSAVREQAMAMNVEDLHLRAADLGPDRLLVGAAEIAFDALLTDPLDTLPDALPDAG, translated from the coding sequence GTGGCACGCGCAGAAGGAACCGTCGAGGGCGTTCGGCGCGCCAACCTCTCCCGCGTGCTGCGGCTCGTTCACGAAGACGGCCCCCTCTCACGCGCGGCACTCACCGAGACGACCGGTCTGAACCGGTCCACGGTCGGCGCACTGGTCGCCGACCTCGTCAGCGCGGGCCTCGCCACCGAGGGCGCCCCCGAGATGCACCGGCGGGTGGGACGGCCCTCACCGTCGGTCGCGGCCGCCGCGGACGTGGTCGCCATCGCGGTCAATCCCGAGGTCGACGCCCTCACCGTGGCCGCCATCGGACTCGATCGCGCGATCGTGTGCCGCGAGCGCATCGAGCTCGCCGGACTGCTCACCCCCCACGAGGCCACCGCGCTCACCGCCGAGGTGATCGAACGCTGGCGCACGGGGGTGCTCGCCTCGCACCGCATCGTCGGCATCGGCATCGCGGTGCCCGGGCTGGTGCGCTCCGCCGATGGGCTCGTGCGCCGCGCCCCGCACCTCGACTGGACCGACGCCCCGCTACGCGACGATCTCGCGCAGGCCACGGGCCTGCCGACGGCGATCGACAACGACGCGACACTCGGCGCCCTCGCCGAGAGCCGCTACGGAGCCGGTCGCGGCGTCGCCGATCTGATCTACGTCAACGGCGGCGCAAGCGGCATCGGCGGCGGCCTGGTGATCGGCGGACACCTCGTGCGCGGCGCGGGCGGCTACGCCGGCGAGCTCGGCCAGAACAGGCCGGGCATCGCACAGCCGGCGGATCGTCGCTCGGGCGCGCAGGGCACCCTGGAAGACGAGGTGAGTCGCTCGCGCCTGCTCGCCGTCGTGGGGCTGCACAGCGCGGACGAACCCACACTCGAGGAGGCGATCCGCACCTCGGGGAGCGTGGAGGTCGCGGCGGAGGTCGAACGACAGCGCCGCATTCTCGCGACGGCGTTGGCGAACGCCGTGAACGTGCTCAACCCGTCGACCGTCATCCTCGGCGGCTTCCTGGCGACGATCCTCGACCAGGATGCCGAGGCCCTCCAGAGCGCCGTCCGCGAGCAAGCCATGGCCATGAACGTCGAAGACCTGCACCTGCGTGCGGCCGACCTGGGCCCCGACCGCCTGCTCGTGGGCGCGGCCGAGATCGCCTTCGACGCGCTGCTCACCGACCCCCTCGACACACTGCCCGACGCACTGCCCGACGCGGGCTGA
- the xylB gene encoding xylulokinase has translation MALVMGVDSSTQSCKVVIVDAETGAVVRSGRAAHPDGTSVDPEAWWSALQAAIADAGGMTDVEAWAIGGQQHGMVALDATGAVVRDALLWNDTRSAAAGADLIAEFGAEALATRTGLVPVASFTITKLRWLRDVEPDNAAAVAAVALPHDWLTWRLRGFGPVVEGAVAFDELTTDRSDASGTGYWNPATGAYDRDLLVAALGHDAALPRVLGPDEWVSDAAGRRVGPGAGDNAGAALGVGADVGDVVVSIGTSGTVFAVSAQRTIDPTGTVAGFADAAGHFLPLVATLNAARVLDVTARLLAVDHDELSALALAAPAGAGGLRLLPYFEGERTPNLPDATAELTGMTLASTTRENLARAAVEGMLRGLAAGLDAIRGLGVPIERALLVGGGAQSEAVRRIAPDVLGVPVDVPAAGEYVALGAARQAARILAA, from the coding sequence ATGGCACTCGTGATGGGCGTCGACAGCTCGACGCAGTCCTGCAAGGTCGTCATCGTCGATGCGGAGACGGGAGCCGTGGTCCGTTCGGGGCGCGCGGCGCATCCCGACGGGACGAGCGTCGACCCCGAGGCGTGGTGGAGCGCGCTCCAGGCCGCGATCGCGGATGCCGGCGGCATGACGGACGTCGAGGCATGGGCGATCGGCGGCCAGCAGCACGGCATGGTCGCGCTCGATGCGACCGGTGCGGTCGTCCGCGACGCGTTGCTGTGGAACGACACCCGGTCGGCGGCCGCCGGCGCCGACCTCATCGCCGAGTTCGGCGCCGAGGCGCTGGCCACGCGCACGGGTCTCGTGCCCGTGGCCTCCTTCACGATCACCAAGCTGCGATGGCTGCGTGACGTCGAGCCCGACAACGCCGCGGCCGTCGCCGCCGTCGCGCTGCCGCACGACTGGCTGACCTGGCGTCTGCGCGGCTTCGGTCCGGTGGTCGAGGGCGCGGTGGCATTCGACGAGCTGACCACCGACCGCTCGGACGCCTCGGGGACGGGCTACTGGAACCCCGCGACAGGCGCCTACGATCGCGATCTGCTCGTCGCTGCGCTCGGTCACGACGCCGCCCTGCCGCGCGTGCTCGGCCCGGACGAGTGGGTGTCGGATGCCGCGGGCCGTCGGGTCGGCCCCGGCGCGGGCGACAACGCGGGCGCCGCCCTGGGCGTGGGTGCCGACGTCGGCGACGTCGTCGTCTCGATCGGCACGAGCGGCACGGTGTTCGCGGTCAGCGCGCAGCGCACGATCGACCCGACCGGCACCGTCGCCGGCTTCGCCGACGCCGCCGGTCACTTCCTTCCGCTGGTCGCCACGCTCAACGCGGCGCGCGTGCTCGACGTGACCGCACGGCTTCTCGCTGTCGATCACGATGAGCTGAGCGCGCTCGCTCTCGCCGCTCCCGCCGGAGCGGGCGGGCTGCGCCTGCTCCCCTACTTCGAGGGGGAGCGCACGCCCAACCTGCCGGACGCCACAGCGGAGCTGACGGGCATGACGCTCGCCTCCACGACGCGCGAGAACCTCGCCCGCGCGGCGGTGGAGGGCATGCTGCGAGGACTCGCGGCCGGCCTGGATGCCATCCGCGGGCTCGGCGTGCCGATCGAACGGGCGCTGCTTGTCGGCGGCGGCGCGCAGTCCGAGGCGGTGCGGCGCATCGCCCCCGACGTCCTCGGCGTGCCGGTGGACGTGCCCGCGGCGGGCGAGTACGTCGCGCTCGGGGCCGCTCGTCAGGCCGCCCGCATCCTCGCCGCCTGA